The following proteins come from a genomic window of Acinonyx jubatus isolate Ajub_Pintada_27869175 chromosome C1, VMU_Ajub_asm_v1.0, whole genome shotgun sequence:
- the CCNL2 gene encoding cyclin-L2 isoform X3: MHPRVFSLSKWTPSRNEKGQTLSASSRKRDTRGRLVSEEPSQAACSAHSFENYMNDSLRTDVFVRFQPESIACACIYLAARTLEIPLPNRPHWFLLFGATEEEIQEICLKILQLYTRKKVDLTHLESEVEKRRHAIEEAKAQAKGLLPAGTQVLDSTSGFSPAPKLAESPKEGKGNKPSPLSVKNAKRKMEGMKKAKADSPVNGLPKGRGSRSRSGSREQSYSRSPSRSASPKRRKSDSGSTSGGSKSQSRSRSRSDSPPRQAHRGAPYKGSKVRSYRKSKDCKYPAQKPHKSRSRSSSRSRSRSRERPDNSGKYKKKSHYYRDQRRERSRSYERTGHRYERDHPGHSRHRR; this comes from the exons ATGCACCCAAGGGTGTTTTCCCTTTCCAAGTGGACTCCGTCACGGAACGAGAAGGGCCAGACCCTGAGCGCCTCTTCAAGGAAAAGGGACACGAGAGGACGGCTTGTCTCCGAAGAGCCCTCGCAGGCTGCCTGCTCAGCCCATTCATTTGA GAATTACATGAACGACAGCCTTCGCACAGACGTCTTCGTGAGGTTCCAGCCTGAGAGCATCGCCTGCGCCTGCATTTATCTTGCTGCCCGGACACTGGAG ATCCCTTTGCCCAATCGTCCccattggtttcttttgtttggagcaaCTGAAGAAGAAATTCAAGAAATCTGCTTAAAAATCCTGCAGCTTTATACCCGGAAAAAG GTTGATCTGACACACCTTGAAAGCGAAGTGGAGAAGAGAAGGCACGCCATCGAAGAGGCCAAGGCACAGGCCAAGGGCTTGCTGCCTGCTGGCACCCAGGTCCTGGACAGCACTTCAGGGTTCTCACCTGCCCCCAAGCTGG CAGAATCCCCCAAAGAAGGTAAAGGAAACAAGCCTTCCCCCCTGTCTGTGAAGAACGCCAAGAGGAAGATGGAGGGCATGAAGAAAGCCAAGGCTGACAGCCCGGTGAACGG ctTGCCAAAGGGGCGAGGGAGCCGAAGCCGGAGCGGGAGTCGTGAGCAGAGCTACTCGAGGTCCCCGTCACGATCTGCTTCTCCTAAGAGGAG GAAAAGTGACAGTGGCTCCACGTCTGGCGGGTCCAAGTCGCAGAGCCGCTCACGGAGCAGGAGTGACTCCCCACCGAGACAGGCGCACAGAGGTGCTCCCTACAAAGGCTCCAAGGTAAGGAGCTATCGGAAGTCTAAGGACTGCAAGTACCCCGCCCAGAAGCCACACAAGTCCCGGAGCCGGAGCTCCTCTCGCTCTCGAAGCCGCTCACGGGAGCGACCAGATAATTCTGggaaatacaagaagaaaagtCATTACTATAGAGATCAGCGAAGGGAGCGTTCTCGGTCTTATGAGCGAACAGGCCATCGCTACGAGCGGGATCACCCTGGGCACAGCAGGCATCGGAGGTGA